A window of Micrococcus endophyticus contains these coding sequences:
- a CDS encoding FUSC family protein, with the protein MVAAGVAGVVATLLAAPAGVHHNDWAMVAAVVPLVGHSTRYRVSRGLQRVIGTFLGLVLTAGIILLDPPVIVLVLIIAVLQVAAELYIARQDVIAQTVVTPLALLSTMLVGVTAGGAGSLMAAEGLQHLADRGVETVIGAAVGIVCVLFPWAWRRWVWGSPDPTRAIPVVRGPGS; encoded by the coding sequence GTGGTCGCCGCCGGCGTGGCCGGCGTGGTGGCCACCCTGCTCGCGGCCCCGGCGGGGGTGCACCACAACGACTGGGCGATGGTGGCCGCCGTCGTGCCCCTCGTGGGCCACTCGACCCGGTACCGGGTGAGCCGCGGCCTGCAGCGCGTGATCGGCACGTTCCTGGGGCTGGTGCTCACCGCGGGCATCATCCTGCTGGACCCGCCCGTGATCGTGCTGGTGCTGATCATCGCGGTGCTGCAGGTGGCGGCGGAGCTGTACATCGCGCGGCAGGACGTGATCGCGCAGACCGTGGTGACGCCGCTCGCGCTGCTGTCCACGATGCTCGTGGGCGTGACCGCGGGCGGGGCCGGCTCGCTCATGGCCGCCGAAGGACTGCAGCACCTGGCCGACCGCGGCGTGGAGACCGTGATCGGCGCTGCCGTGGGCATCGTGTGCGTGCTCTTCCCGTGGGCGTGGCGCCGCTGGGTCTGGGGCTCCCCGGACCCGACGCGCGCGATCCCCGTGGTCCGCGGGCCTGGGAGCTGA
- a CDS encoding GNAT family N-acetyltransferase, protein MTGTARAQLRPLHSDDADAVLEGFRSDPVGMARQGDVSDEASARAYVDRMLESEATDAVAVVDPATDRLIGLVTVVRDEENRSGWFSYWLNSAWRGDAIMARAAATVADAELAEGGLERLELGHRANNPTSGSVARAAGFLHEGTQRGHFLIDGRRQDVHLYGRLPSDPQPAEKVRPLPWASDERPWSGR, encoded by the coding sequence ATGACCGGCACCGCTCGCGCCCAGCTCCGACCCCTGCACTCCGACGACGCCGACGCCGTCCTCGAGGGCTTCCGCTCCGATCCCGTGGGCATGGCCCGCCAGGGCGACGTCTCGGACGAGGCCTCCGCGCGCGCCTACGTGGACCGGATGCTGGAGTCCGAGGCGACGGACGCCGTCGCCGTGGTGGACCCGGCCACGGACCGGCTGATCGGCCTGGTCACCGTGGTCCGGGACGAGGAGAACCGCTCCGGGTGGTTCTCGTACTGGCTGAACTCGGCCTGGCGCGGGGACGCGATCATGGCGCGCGCCGCCGCCACGGTCGCGGACGCGGAGCTCGCCGAGGGCGGCCTCGAGCGCCTCGAGCTGGGGCACCGCGCGAACAACCCGACGTCCGGGTCCGTCGCGCGGGCGGCCGGCTTCCTGCACGAGGGCACGCAGCGCGGGCACTTCCTCATCGACGGGCGGCGGCAGGACGTCCACCTCTACGGCCGGCTCCCCTCCGACCCCCAGCCGGCGGAGAAGGTCCGGCCGTTGCCGTGGGCCTCGGACGAGCGGCCCTGGTCTGGCCGCTGA
- a CDS encoding glutamine amidotransferase codes for MSTPSAPQPARSTDVPPSGGPFLLIQTRPEDEAARAEEEAVRRLGGFAEHQLAALRLDRALDADPDARQDWASLVAGHAGVILSGSPYTSSVPQETKDELQVAVELELGRMLDAVLDADAPFLGCCYGVGTLGAHAGGTVDGTHAEPAGPTDVTLTEAGAADPLLEGLPPRFTAYVGHKEGLTVPPPGAVVLATGEACPTQMFRLGRRQYATQFHPELDQAGLVERLRIYLHHGYVDPEDAEDTFARIESTPALEPPRILENFRRVFG; via the coding sequence ATGAGCACCCCGTCCGCCCCACAGCCCGCCCGGTCCACTGACGTGCCGCCGTCCGGAGGGCCGTTCCTGCTCATCCAGACCCGCCCCGAGGACGAGGCCGCGCGCGCCGAGGAGGAGGCCGTCCGCCGCCTCGGCGGCTTCGCCGAGCACCAGCTGGCCGCCCTGCGCCTGGACCGCGCCCTCGACGCCGACCCCGACGCCCGCCAGGACTGGGCCTCGCTCGTGGCCGGGCACGCCGGCGTGATCCTGTCCGGGAGCCCCTACACCTCCTCGGTGCCGCAGGAGACGAAGGACGAGCTGCAGGTGGCGGTCGAGCTCGAGCTGGGACGCATGCTGGACGCCGTCCTCGACGCCGACGCCCCGTTCCTGGGCTGCTGCTACGGCGTGGGCACGCTCGGCGCGCACGCCGGCGGCACCGTGGACGGCACCCACGCCGAGCCCGCCGGACCCACCGACGTCACCCTCACCGAGGCCGGCGCCGCGGATCCGCTGCTGGAGGGCCTGCCGCCGCGCTTCACCGCCTACGTGGGGCACAAGGAGGGGCTGACGGTCCCGCCTCCGGGCGCCGTCGTGCTGGCCACCGGTGAGGCCTGCCCCACCCAGATGTTCCGCCTGGGACGGCGCCAGTACGCCACCCAGTTCCACCCCGAGCTGGACCAGGCCGGGCTCGTGGAGCGGCTGCGCATCTACCTGCACCACGGGTACGTGGACCCGGAGGACGCCGAGGACACCTTCGCCCGCATCGAGTCGACGCCGGCCCTCGAGCCGCCGCGGATCCTGGAGAACTTCCGCCGCGTGTTCGGCTGA
- a CDS encoding LuxR C-terminal-related transcriptional regulator, with product MTSTGSAGLDPADVAAFRALLARPETPAEELDDDAVARLAELGLVRRGEDGSLAVMPPHRPLLAEAHRAQARADALREAAEVLRGEFRRSPGAGREAIEVVVGGTEIVGAAVQLTRQARRIVRGFDRGPYFHAEALPEAAQSRSWERGVHWHVIFEGRSLQSEPPERWELLGSTPGETGRILPRLPFKLLIADDAVALVGLAGAAGQGEGLVVRGSLLVDALVRLFELQWEMAVPIADVAGPDDDDAALTEQERRLLAMLSSGMTDEAMARAVGLSHRTVQRRLAELARRVGAEGRFQLGVQAARRGWV from the coding sequence GTGACCTCCACGGGATCCGCCGGGCTGGACCCGGCCGACGTCGCCGCCTTCCGCGCCCTCCTGGCGCGCCCCGAGACACCTGCCGAGGAGCTCGACGACGACGCCGTGGCCCGCCTCGCCGAGCTCGGCCTGGTGCGCCGGGGCGAGGACGGGTCCCTCGCGGTGATGCCGCCGCACCGGCCCCTGCTCGCCGAGGCGCATCGAGCCCAGGCCCGTGCCGACGCCCTCCGCGAGGCCGCCGAGGTCCTGCGGGGCGAGTTCCGCCGTAGTCCCGGGGCGGGCCGGGAGGCGATCGAGGTGGTGGTCGGCGGCACGGAGATCGTGGGGGCCGCCGTGCAGTTGACCCGCCAGGCCCGGCGGATCGTGCGCGGCTTCGACCGCGGCCCCTACTTCCATGCCGAGGCGCTGCCGGAGGCCGCGCAGTCCCGCTCCTGGGAGCGCGGGGTCCACTGGCACGTGATCTTCGAGGGCAGGTCCCTGCAGTCCGAGCCGCCCGAGCGCTGGGAGCTGCTCGGCTCCACACCCGGAGAGACCGGCCGGATCCTGCCGCGGCTGCCGTTCAAGCTGCTGATCGCCGACGATGCTGTCGCGCTGGTCGGCCTCGCCGGCGCCGCCGGGCAGGGGGAGGGGCTCGTGGTGCGCGGATCCCTGCTGGTGGACGCGCTCGTACGGCTCTTCGAGCTGCAGTGGGAGATGGCGGTGCCGATCGCCGACGTCGCGGGGCCGGACGACGACGACGCGGCCCTTACCGAGCAGGAGCGGCGCCTCCTGGCGATGCTCAGCTCCGGGATGACGGACGAGGCGATGGCCCGCGCCGTCGGCCTCTCGCACCGCACCGTGCAGCGGCGCCTGGCCGAGCTCGCCCGCCGGGTGGGCGCGGAAGGCCGGTTCCAGCTGGGCGTGCAGGCGGCCCGCCGCGGCTGGGTGTGA
- a CDS encoding S8 family serine peptidase yields the protein MTPPLSRRHRALGMTSALALVLTGASAAGATSGTGAPAPAEADAVTAVTGAAGTADQGPRTAPEVFEDGGYIVLMAEAPVASYDGGTPGYAPTKPGKGLGRDKGFNPKSANAKKYAAHLERGQDRALERAGAEAAPHTRYTTSLNGFAGELTAQEAAALASDPAVLAVVPDEIRQPDTVSSPDFLGLTGKKGLWAQVVGKKAPATDAGRGVVVGVVDSGIRPEAASFQDRGHPAAPADWAGGCETGDEEAFPADSCNDKLVGAKYFVQGFGAGRLAPVETLSPLDAGGHGTHTASTAAGNAGVPAVVDGTPRGEISGMAPGAHVAAYKACWEGVPSGGCATSDTVAAINAAVEDGVDVLNYSISGTTSNVVDPVEVAFMHAAAAGVFVAASSGNSGPTVSTTAHPSPWITTVAASTHAVYEQTLVTGDGQRFIGSSITAPLEAETPMVHAADLAADGVDAARAALCLPGTLDAAAAADMLVVCDRGENARAEKSQVVADAGGAGMVLVNVSDSGLNADLHALPAVHLPHTERDRLLAYVDTEEPTGRILPTNEGTTTRVPEVAGFSSRGPSLAAASDLLKPDVSAPGVDVLAAYSPDEAGEDFAYSSGTSMSSPHVAGLAALVKQGRPDLGPMEIKSSLMTTAGDHASATSPFAEGAGFVDPTKILDPGLVFDTDQGDWYDYLAGQGIEFSGSGEPVSETPIDASDLNVPSIAVGELYGSQTVTRTLKNVGGNNGEWTARVEGMEGMDVSVSPQVIKPRRGQEQDVEITLTAAGAPAGQWATGHVVWSGPAGKEVRIPVVARPGVADAPASVTVDRDADGLELPVLSGVDGTFTTRVNGLTAGTEHIGTTVRRMFFDSTDPALTGHDFAYPRGYPTVRIEAETSAEDVDLDVYVTGSWTSYPVARSVTRGTGMEVFQGPIYSSAPQHRIFVVAKTGADGVEHDEPIDYTLRVFFPQAGGGDNGVLSFDPASAAVKPGQTHVFHGTLDTDGTSIYNGTVDILHEGKVVDTTQIRVQ from the coding sequence ATGACTCCCCCGCTCTCACGCCGCCACCGCGCGCTGGGCATGACCTCGGCGCTTGCGCTGGTGCTCACCGGCGCCTCGGCCGCCGGCGCCACATCCGGGACCGGCGCCCCCGCGCCCGCCGAGGCCGACGCCGTCACCGCCGTGACCGGCGCGGCCGGCACCGCCGACCAGGGGCCGCGCACCGCCCCCGAGGTCTTCGAGGACGGCGGCTACATCGTCCTCATGGCCGAGGCCCCGGTCGCCTCGTACGACGGCGGCACCCCGGGCTATGCGCCCACCAAGCCCGGCAAGGGGCTCGGCCGGGACAAGGGGTTCAACCCGAAGAGCGCGAACGCGAAGAAGTACGCCGCGCACCTGGAGCGCGGCCAGGACCGGGCGCTCGAGCGCGCCGGCGCCGAGGCCGCCCCGCACACCCGCTACACCACCAGCCTCAACGGCTTCGCGGGCGAGCTCACCGCCCAGGAGGCCGCCGCGCTCGCCTCCGACCCGGCCGTGCTCGCCGTGGTGCCGGACGAGATCCGGCAGCCGGACACCGTCTCCTCCCCGGACTTCCTCGGCCTCACCGGCAAGAAGGGCCTGTGGGCGCAGGTGGTGGGCAAGAAGGCCCCCGCCACGGACGCGGGGCGCGGCGTCGTCGTGGGCGTGGTGGACTCCGGCATCCGCCCGGAGGCCGCCTCCTTCCAGGACCGGGGCCACCCGGCGGCCCCGGCCGACTGGGCCGGCGGCTGTGAGACCGGCGACGAGGAGGCCTTCCCGGCCGACTCCTGCAACGACAAGCTGGTCGGCGCCAAGTACTTCGTGCAGGGCTTCGGCGCCGGGCGCCTGGCCCCCGTGGAGACCCTCTCCCCGCTGGACGCGGGCGGCCACGGCACCCACACCGCCTCCACCGCCGCCGGCAACGCGGGCGTGCCCGCCGTCGTCGACGGCACCCCGCGCGGCGAGATCTCCGGCATGGCCCCGGGCGCACACGTCGCCGCCTACAAGGCCTGTTGGGAGGGCGTGCCGAGCGGCGGCTGCGCCACCTCGGACACGGTGGCCGCGATCAACGCCGCCGTCGAGGACGGGGTGGACGTGCTCAACTACTCCATCTCCGGCACCACCTCCAACGTGGTGGACCCGGTGGAGGTGGCGTTCATGCACGCCGCCGCGGCCGGCGTGTTCGTGGCCGCGTCCTCCGGCAACTCCGGCCCCACCGTCTCGACGACGGCGCACCCCTCCCCGTGGATCACCACCGTGGCCGCGTCCACCCACGCGGTCTACGAGCAGACCCTCGTCACCGGGGACGGCCAGCGCTTCATCGGCTCGTCCATCACCGCGCCCCTCGAGGCGGAGACCCCCATGGTCCACGCCGCCGACCTCGCCGCGGACGGGGTCGACGCCGCGCGGGCCGCGCTCTGCCTGCCCGGCACCCTCGACGCCGCGGCGGCCGCCGACATGCTCGTGGTCTGCGACCGCGGCGAGAACGCCCGCGCCGAGAAGTCCCAGGTGGTGGCCGACGCCGGCGGCGCGGGCATGGTGCTCGTGAACGTCTCCGACTCCGGCCTCAACGCGGACCTGCACGCCCTGCCCGCCGTGCACCTGCCCCACACCGAGCGCGACCGCCTGCTGGCCTACGTGGACACCGAGGAGCCCACCGGCCGCATCCTGCCCACCAACGAGGGCACCACCACCCGCGTCCCCGAGGTCGCCGGGTTCTCCTCGCGGGGCCCGTCCCTGGCCGCCGCCTCCGACCTGCTCAAGCCGGACGTCTCCGCGCCCGGCGTGGACGTGCTCGCCGCCTACTCCCCGGACGAGGCCGGCGAGGACTTCGCCTACTCCTCCGGCACCTCCATGTCCTCCCCGCACGTCGCCGGCCTGGCCGCGCTCGTGAAGCAGGGCCGCCCGGACCTCGGTCCCATGGAGATCAAGTCCTCCCTGATGACGACGGCGGGCGACCACGCCTCGGCCACCTCCCCGTTCGCCGAGGGCGCCGGCTTCGTGGACCCCACGAAGATCCTCGACCCGGGCCTCGTCTTCGACACCGACCAGGGCGACTGGTACGACTACCTCGCAGGCCAGGGCATCGAGTTCTCCGGCAGCGGCGAGCCCGTCTCCGAGACCCCGATCGACGCCTCGGACCTCAACGTCCCCTCCATCGCCGTCGGCGAGCTCTACGGCTCGCAGACCGTGACCCGCACCCTGAAGAACGTGGGCGGCAACAACGGCGAGTGGACCGCCCGCGTGGAGGGCATGGAGGGCATGGACGTGTCCGTGTCCCCGCAGGTGATCAAGCCGCGGCGCGGCCAGGAGCAGGACGTGGAGATCACCCTGACCGCCGCCGGCGCCCCCGCCGGCCAGTGGGCCACCGGGCACGTCGTGTGGTCCGGCCCCGCGGGCAAGGAGGTGCGCATCCCCGTGGTCGCGCGCCCCGGCGTCGCCGACGCCCCCGCCTCCGTGACCGTGGACCGGGACGCCGACGGGCTGGAGCTGCCCGTGCTCTCCGGCGTGGACGGCACCTTCACCACCCGCGTCAACGGCCTCACCGCCGGCACGGAGCACATCGGCACCACCGTGCGCCGCATGTTCTTCGACTCCACCGACCCGGCCCTGACCGGGCACGACTTCGCCTACCCGCGCGGCTACCCCACCGTGCGGATCGAGGCGGAGACCTCGGCGGAGGACGTGGACCTGGACGTCTACGTCACCGGCTCGTGGACGTCCTACCCGGTGGCCCGCTCCGTCACGCGCGGCACCGGCATGGAGGTGTTCCAGGGCCCGATCTACAGCTCGGCCCCGCAGCACCGGATCTTCGTGGTGGCCAAGACCGGCGCCGACGGCGTGGAGCACGACGAGCCGATCGACTACACCCTGCGCGTGTTCTTTCCGCAGGCCGGCGGCGGCGACAACGGCGTGCTGAGCTTCGACCCGGCCTCGGCCGCGGTGAAGCCCGGCCAGACCCACGTCTTCCACGGCACGCTGGACACCGACGGCACCAGCATCTACAACGGCACCGTGGACATCCTCCACGAGGGGAAGGTCGTGGACACCACGCAGATCCGCGTGCAGTGA
- the tgt gene encoding tRNA guanosine(34) transglycosylase Tgt encodes MPDTSPGPAPSSSSSGAPAHPSHFGFEVTHRLEAGGVDGAPLGRTGVISTPHGQIQTPAFIPVATQATVKAVLPESMAELGAQALLANAYHLYLQPGDDLLDEAGGLGAFMNWPGPTFTDSGGFQVMSLGSGFKKVIDMKGPSAPDGQGADDAVAPGKERLANVDDDGVWFKSHLTGDRHRFTPEVSVGIQHRLGADVMFAFDELTTLHNSRGYQEEALERTRRWAQRCLAEHARLTRERADRPYQALFGVIQGAQYEDLRRKACRDLAGMRTEFAGGGDVDGVSTGFDGYGVGGALEKENLGTIVGWCAQELPEDRPRHLLGISEPDDLFTAVENGADTFDCVSPTRVARTGAFYTRDGRYNLPGAKYKRDFGPLDPECDCYTCAHYSRAYIRHLFKAKEMVAHTLISIHNERFTVSLVDRIRASMQDGTFADLKAETLGRYYAPKG; translated from the coding sequence ATGCCTGACACGTCCCCCGGCCCCGCGCCGTCGTCGTCCTCCTCCGGGGCCCCCGCGCACCCCTCGCACTTCGGCTTCGAGGTGACCCACCGGCTCGAGGCGGGCGGCGTGGACGGCGCCCCGCTCGGCCGCACCGGCGTGATCAGCACGCCGCACGGGCAGATCCAGACCCCCGCGTTCATCCCCGTGGCCACGCAGGCCACCGTCAAGGCCGTGCTGCCGGAGTCCATGGCCGAGCTCGGCGCGCAGGCGCTGCTGGCCAACGCCTACCACCTGTACCTGCAGCCCGGCGACGACCTGCTCGACGAGGCCGGCGGCCTCGGCGCCTTCATGAACTGGCCCGGCCCCACCTTCACCGACTCCGGCGGCTTCCAGGTGATGTCCCTGGGCTCCGGGTTCAAGAAGGTCATCGACATGAAGGGCCCCTCCGCCCCGGACGGGCAGGGCGCCGACGACGCCGTCGCCCCCGGCAAGGAGCGCCTCGCCAACGTGGACGACGACGGCGTGTGGTTCAAGTCCCACCTCACCGGCGACCGCCACCGCTTCACCCCCGAGGTCTCCGTGGGGATCCAGCACCGCCTCGGCGCCGACGTGATGTTCGCGTTCGACGAGCTGACCACCCTGCACAACTCCCGCGGCTACCAGGAGGAGGCGCTCGAGCGGACCCGCCGCTGGGCGCAGCGCTGCCTCGCCGAGCACGCCCGCCTGACCCGCGAGCGCGCCGACCGCCCCTACCAGGCGCTGTTCGGCGTGATCCAGGGCGCCCAGTACGAGGACCTGCGCCGCAAGGCCTGCCGGGACCTCGCGGGGATGCGCACGGAGTTCGCCGGCGGCGGCGACGTCGACGGCGTGAGCACCGGCTTCGACGGCTACGGCGTGGGCGGGGCCCTGGAGAAGGAGAACCTCGGGACCATCGTGGGCTGGTGCGCCCAGGAGCTGCCCGAGGACAGGCCGCGCCACCTGCTCGGCATCTCCGAGCCGGACGACCTGTTCACCGCCGTCGAGAACGGCGCGGACACCTTCGACTGCGTCTCCCCCACCCGCGTGGCCCGCACCGGTGCGTTCTACACCCGCGACGGCCGCTACAACCTGCCCGGTGCGAAGTACAAGCGCGACTTCGGTCCGCTGGACCCCGAGTGCGACTGCTACACGTGCGCCCACTACTCGCGCGCCTACATCCGCCACCTGTTCAAGGCGAAGGAGATGGTGGCGCACACCCTCATCTCCATCCACAACGAGCGGTTCACGGTGTCCCTGGTGGACCGCATCCGCGCATCGATGCAGGACGGCACGTTCGCCGACCTCAAGGCCGAGACCCTCGGGCGGTACTACGCGCCGAAGGGCTGA